From the genome of Halobacterium sp. R2-5:
CGGGGACGTCGCGGGGCTGTTCACGTGGGCGGCCTCCGCGCCCGACCGCCTCGACGGCGCGGTCCTGGACCTCGCGGACTGGCGGGCGGCGACCGCGTAGTCAGACCACGCGCACCTGCTCGGCGGTGACGTCCACGCCGGGGCTGTAGAGGAGGTGCGGGACCGAGTTCGGGTGCTCGAAGCCGTTCGCGGCGAAGAGGTCGTTCGTGCGGAACGTCGCGTCGGCGTGCGCGACCCGCCACGGGTCGTGGCTGACCTCGCCGCGGAACACCCGCGAGCTGCCCGCCGCGTAGAAGCGATAGCGCTCCACGAGGAACTCCTCGAACGTGCCCGGGGCGGGCTCCTCGGGCTCGCCGACGGGCCGGTAGGTCGCGTCGAAGTCGAGGTCGGAGACGCCGGAGTGCGTGCGGTGGCTGCGGAAGTCGAGGGTGTCGCCGCGGCGCTCGACGCGCATCTCCGCGCGGTAGTACGGCAGCCGGAACAGCAGCCGGGCGAGCGCGACGCCGAGGCGGTCGTTCGCGTCGAGGTTGAAGAAGAAGACGCCGTGCCCGGCGTCCCCGGTGACGTACGTGCGGAGGTTGAGCTCGCCGAACGTCCGGCCGATAGACGCGGGGACGCCGAACGGCCGTACGTCCCCCATCACGAACGGCACCACGGAGAGCCACGCGCGCCCGTCGAACGTGTCCACGTCGAGGCCGGCGGGGAGTCGGGTCGCTATCACGTCGGGGTCCACGGGCCAACTCGCGACGAGCACGTCCCGCCACTCCATCGAGACGACGTCCATACGCCCCGTGGGGCCCCTGGGGTCTTCGGCGTGCCGGCCAACCGACACGCTATTAACATCGGAGATTATATTATTAATCGAATGACCGTCACGCAGTCCGTCACGGCGGCCCGAGCGCGTACCTCGAAGCTCGGTGCCGTCAGCCTGTTCGCGTTCCTCGCGCTGTCCGCGTACGTCTTCAGCACGGGCGAAGCCCGGAAGCTCCTCGGCATCGCGTGGGTCGCGTTCGCCGCGATGGCCGGCGCCGCCGCCCTCGGCGCGCGCGCCAGCAACGAACACCCCACGGGGCTCGTCTGGGGGTACGGCCTCGCCAGCGGCGCGATGGTCGCCAGCTCCGCCGCGTTCCTCGTCCCGCAGGCCATCGGCTACGCCCCCAAGCCCGGCGGCTTCGGCATCGCCGCCGGCATCCTCGTCGGCTTCGGCGCCCACACCGTCGGCCACCTCGTCACGCACCGCGACCTCCCGCTCGACCGCACGAGCGCCGAGCTCGCCGCGCACTCGCTGACCGCCGGCTCCATCATCGGCGTCGTCTACACCGCGATGCCCGAACTCGGGCCGCTGCTCGGGCTCGCCATCGTCTCACACAAGGGCCCCGCGGGCTACGCCGCCGCGCGCCGGCTCACCGCGCAGGGCCGCTCCCCGATGATGCTGCTGCTCCCGTCGGCTGGCGTCGGCATCGCTGCGCTCGCGGTCACCGTGCTCTCGTTCCCGACCGACGCCACGTTCCGCGCCGTCGTCTTCGGGTTCGCCGCCGGCATCTTCCTCCACGTCGCGATGGACTTCCTCCCCGAGTGCGAGACCGGCAGCGAGGTCCACGCCGCCGCCACCCGCGGTAGCGACGACGGCCACGACCACGCGGTCCTCGACCGCCTCCGCCTGCACGCCGTCGCCTCGACCGCGCTCGGCGGCATCGCCGTCGCCGCCGCGTGGCTCCTGCTCCAGTAGCTCACTCTCCGGGTTCGACGCTCGGGAACCGGCGAAATTAGCTGTAATCCCGCCACCGGCTCCCGCACTCCTGGCACTTGAAGAATCGCGTCGGCGGCTCGTCCGCGCTCCCGGTCTGCTTGATGGTGTACCACGCCTCGTCGTGGCCGCACTCCGGACACGTCTCCTCGGCGGTCGGCTTCCCCTCGAAGTTCGCGTCCTCGCTCGTCTCGATGACGTCGCTGGTGTCCTGGGCGGCCGTCGTGACGAACTCGCCGTCGTCGCCCGCGGGCTCGGTGTTCTCGCAGCCCGAGCACACCAGCTCGTCGTCCTGCTTGTGCATCATCGACCCGCACTCGTCGCAGAACTGCATACCCCGCGTTACTGGCTCTCCGCGGAAAAATCACTCGCCTCGTCGTCCTCGCGGGCCGCGACCACGGGGCAGTTCACCACCCGGAAGTGGTCGGTGTCGACCTCCGCCGCGATGGTCGTCCCGTCGTGCGTGCACGCGGTCTGCGGCGGGTCCGTGAAGTGCGGGCACTCCTGGCAGAGGCGCTTCTCCACGACGCGCACGTCGTCGTCCGCCGCGTGCTCGGAATCGGCCGGTTCGTCGACACCCGCGGCGTCCACGCCCGCCGCGTCCGCGACCGGCTCGTCGGCCGACTCGGAGAGCTCGTCCCAGACCTCGTCCTGGTCGACGCTGCCGACGTCGACGTCCGTGAACAGCTCCTCGAAGTCGTCGTCATCGTCCTCTTCGCGGCGGCGCTCGACGTCCTCTCGGAGGTCTGCCAGCGGCTCGCGCTCGCGGTCGTCGTCACTCATCGCGCTCACCCATAGGGTTGCCCGCGACGTCGACGTCGTCGAGCACATCGTCTAGTTCGTCGTCGTCGACCGGTTCCGGGTCGACGACCGCCGGGCCGCCGTCGTCGCCGTCGCCGCCCTCGGCCATCGCTTCGAGCGTCCCGTCGTCCGTTCCGAGCCACGAGTCGCCGAGCTCCGGGTCCTCGCCGGGCAGCGCGGGCGCCGACCCCGTCACGAGGACGTGCGTGCCGAACCACCCCGGGTTCGCGTCGACCGCCTCGAACGTCGCCGCGCAGAACGGGCACTCCGGCGCCGCCAGCAGCGCTACGGTCACCGACTCCCCGCACTCCCCGCAGTCGGCCTCCTCGACGCCCGCGAGGTTCGCCTCGCGCTTGAGGCGCTCGGCGCGCTCGCGGCGCGCCTCCGCGGACGCCAGCGACGCCACCGAGTCCCGCATCGACACCACCGCGGTCGCCAACGTCCCCGCCTTCCGGTCGAGGGCCGCCGCCTCGTCCCGGAGGTAGGCCAGCACTTCCTCGAAGTTCTCGAAGCCCGCGTCGACGCGCTCGCGAAGCCGGCGCACGCGCTCGGCGACCTCGGCGGCCTCCCGTTCGGCGTTCTGCGCCGCGCTCACGGCCTCCTCCGCGCGGTCGGACAGCTCCGGGTGGTCGTGGTCCGCGGGCGCCTTCGCGTCGGCGTCCCGCTTGACCTGGATGACGCGATCGCGGACGTCCTGAATCTTCTCGTCGAACTCGCTGTCGACGTCCTCGATGCGGGACTCGAAGTCGTCCTCGACGGCCGCGAGGCGCTCGTCGAGCGCGTCGTCGGTGACGACGTCGCTCTCGCCGTCGGCGGCACGGAACGCCGCGACGACCTCCGCGAGGAACTCCTCGGGAGTCACGCCGAGGTCGTCGGCACGCTTCTCCACCCACGACGCGACGGGCCCCTCGAGCGTCGTCTCGACCGCCTCCGACGTGCCGTCGGCCATTCACCCGGGCTTGGTCCCGTGCGCTCTTAACCGTTCGCCCGGCTATCGGATCTTCCGAACGTCGCTGACGTCGAAGCCCGCGTCGTGAATCTCGGTCTCGAACTGCACGATGTCCTCCTCTTCGAGGCGGCCGAGCACGCCCCGGAACTCCCGGACGAACATCGTCCGCACGCGCTCGTTCCCGCCGCTCTCCCACGCGAACTGCACGGTGCCGTCCACGGACGTCATCAGGCTCCCGAACTCCTCGTCGGTGACCGCGTCGCGGGTCAGGTGCAACAGGAGCAGGCCGTCCCAGCCGCGTGCGGCCTTCCGCAGCCCCTTCAGCGTCATCACGATGTCGCTGAACGCCATGTCCTGCTGGCGCGCGCCGATGAGGTCGGTCAGCGAGTCCACCACCACGAGGCTGCCGCTGGCGTGCTCGTCGAGGTAGTCCGCGAACGCCTCCAGGACGTCTCGCCGGTCGCTGTCGGTGTTCCCGAGGTCCGAAATCGAGCGGTGCTCGCCCGCGTACCACTCCCGGGGGACGGGGCTGAGCTGGAAGTACTCCGGGGAGAAGTCCTCGAAGGTGACCGCGTCGAGGCCCGCTTCGACGATCTCGTCGTCCATCGTGAACGAGATTTCGCGGCGGAGCTCGTCCTCGTCGGCGGTAAAGGAGACGTAGTGGATGTCCTCCGGCGGCACCGCCGAACCGTGGAGGTCGCCGTAGTGTAGGTCGAACAGCTCGGGGTCCGCCGACTGCAGGCCGTTGAGGACCGCGCTCGTGTAGACGAACTCGCGGGCGCCCGCGCCCGCCTCGCCCGACAGCAACACCACGCTCCCCTCGGGGGCGCCGCCCCCGATGCGGCCGTCCAGCCGCGAGACGCCGAACGGAATCGTCGCCATACGTGCGCCTCGCGCGGGCGGCGTTTACGCTTTTCCCTGCCCGGATTCGGCGACGCGGGCGCCCTCGTTCCGCGGCGCGACCACGCGCACGTCGCCGCCGACGCCCGCCGCGTCCAGCGCCTCCCGTCCGGCCGCCAGCGCCGCGTCCGCGCGGTCCGCGTCGGTGACGCCGTACACCGCCGGTCCCCACGAGGACTGCCCGGCGCCCGAGACCGCGGGACTCCCGGCGAGCGCGTCGACGATGCACCCGACGGGTGGACGGTAGACGCCGCCCTGCTCGTCGGCGTACCACGCGCCGTTCAGCCGCCCGACCTCCGCGACCGCCGCGCCGAACGCCGCGACGTCCCCGCTCGCCAGCGCCGGGAGCACGCGCCGCGTCACGACTCCCGAGATGCGGTCCGCGAGCCCGGGGTCGGCGGCCTCGACGGCCGACCGCATGCTCTCGTCCTCGTCGCTGCCGTTCTTCCCCGTGTCGGCGTCCGGCACGACGAGCAGGAACCGCCAGTCGTCGGGAATCCGGTGGCGCGCAGCGACCGGCGGCACCGCCCACTCGCCGCGCGCCGGCGCCTCCGTCGTGAACAGTCCCGTCGGGTGGCCGGCGTCCAGCACGAACCCGCCGGCTTCGAACGTCGCGACGCCGACGCCGCTGCGGCCGCCGCGACCGAGTTCCGGCGCGAATTCGCGCACGTCCGCGTCTCGGCCGTGGGCTCGCGCGACCGCCGACAACACCGCGAGCGCGAGCTGCGTCCCGGAGCCGAGGCCGACGTGCGGCGGCAGCTCCCCGCAGACCGAAATGGCCGCGCCCGGCACGTCCAGCAGTTCACAGGCGCGCTCGGCGTGCTCGCGCGCCCGCTCGTGGTCGCAGCGCAGCGCGTCCGCGGGCTCGGCCTCCACCGCCACCCGTGGCTGGTCGAGTGCCACGCCGAGGCTGCCGTACAGCCGGTCGTGGGACAGCGAGAGGTTCAGGAAGCCGAAGTGGAGCCGGCCGCCGCTCTCGACCCGGACGGACATACCACTCGCTTCGCCATCGACGGTGTTGCCGGTTCTGCCGTGGGCAAACCTTCCCGCTACCCCACTTGTGGTGGCGAACATCATCGCCTCGCGGCGAGCCACCGGCAACATCTGTTCAGTCGGCGCGTTTTAACCCCTGCGCGCGCAACCAGATGGTATGAGCCAGCAGAAGGACCCGGACTTGCCGAGCAACGACGTCACGGAAGGCGTCGAACGCGCCCCCCACCGCGCGATGTTCCGCGCGATGGGCTACGACGACGCCGACTTCTCCTCGCCGATGGTCGGCGTCGCGA
Proteins encoded in this window:
- a CDS encoding DUF2071 domain-containing protein yields the protein MDVVSMEWRDVLVASWPVDPDVIATRLPAGLDVDTFDGRAWLSVVPFVMGDVRPFGVPASIGRTFGELNLRTYVTGDAGHGVFFFNLDANDRLGVALARLLFRLPYYRAEMRVERRGDTLDFRSHRTHSGVSDLDFDATYRPVGEPEEPAPGTFEEFLVERYRFYAAGSSRVFRGEVSHDPWRVAHADATFRTNDLFAANGFEHPNSVPHLLYSPGVDVTAEQVRVV
- a CDS encoding beta-ribofuranosylaminobenzene 5'-phosphate synthase family protein, with translation MSVRVESGGRLHFGFLNLSLSHDRLYGSLGVALDQPRVAVEAEPADALRCDHERAREHAERACELLDVPGAAISVCGELPPHVGLGSGTQLALAVLSAVARAHGRDADVREFAPELGRGGRSGVGVATFEAGGFVLDAGHPTGLFTTEAPARGEWAVPPVAARHRIPDDWRFLLVVPDADTGKNGSDEDESMRSAVEAADPGLADRISGVVTRRVLPALASGDVAAFGAAVAEVGRLNGAWYADEQGGVYRPPVGCIVDALAGSPAVSGAGQSSWGPAVYGVTDADRADAALAAGREALDAAGVGGDVRVVAPRNEGARVAESGQGKA
- a CDS encoding ZIP family metal transporter codes for the protein MTVTQSVTAARARTSKLGAVSLFAFLALSAYVFSTGEARKLLGIAWVAFAAMAGAAALGARASNEHPTGLVWGYGLASGAMVASSAAFLVPQAIGYAPKPGGFGIAAGILVGFGAHTVGHLVTHRDLPLDRTSAELAAHSLTAGSIIGVVYTAMPELGPLLGLAIVSHKGPAGYAAARRLTAQGRSPMMLLLPSAGVGIAALAVTVLSFPTDATFRAVVFGFAAGIFLHVAMDFLPECETGSEVHAAATRGSDDGHDHAVLDRLRLHAVASTALGGIAVAAAWLLLQ
- a CDS encoding transcription factor S, with the protein product MQFCDECGSMMHKQDDELVCSGCENTEPAGDDGEFVTTAAQDTSDVIETSEDANFEGKPTAEETCPECGHDEAWYTIKQTGSADEPPTRFFKCQECGSRWRDYS
- a CDS encoding HTR-like protein; the encoded protein is MATIPFGVSRLDGRIGGGAPEGSVVLLSGEAGAGAREFVYTSAVLNGLQSADPELFDLHYGDLHGSAVPPEDIHYVSFTADEDELRREISFTMDDEIVEAGLDAVTFEDFSPEYFQLSPVPREWYAGEHRSISDLGNTDSDRRDVLEAFADYLDEHASGSLVVVDSLTDLIGARQQDMAFSDIVMTLKGLRKAARGWDGLLLLHLTRDAVTDEEFGSLMTSVDGTVQFAWESGGNERVRTMFVREFRGVLGRLEEEDIVQFETEIHDAGFDVSDVRKIR